A genomic stretch from Malus domestica chromosome 15, GDT2T_hap1 includes:
- the LOC114821647 gene encoding uncharacterized protein — protein MASLSSTPSFNMMSLVNVEKLNGNNFKAWKQQIEMNLGMLEFNIAFKAPQPSALTDQSTAQEREFFVRWDRANQMSLLIMQNSMEEHIRGGISSCDLAKNYMDRVEEKFKRSDKAETGACLSALINTKHDGSGSIREHLLKLVNIANKLNAMDIEITDQFLVHMALYSLSNDYEQLKVSYNTQKEIWSINELIAICCQEEERLKKMRAKTSDFANPVSAGKGKGRLLQFT, from the exons ATGGCTTCACTGTCTTCCACTCCAA GTTTCAATATGATGAGTTTGGTTAATGTAGAGAAATTGAATGGCAATAATTTCAAGGCATGGAAGCAGCAGATTGAAATGAATCTTGGTATGTTGGAGTTTAACATTGCATTCAAGGCTCCTCAACCTTCTGCATTGACAGATCAGAGTACTGCACAAGAAAGAGAATTCTTTGTGAGATGGGATAGGGCAAATCAAATGTCCTTACTTATCATGCAGAATTCAATGGAGGAACACATCAGGGGAGGAATTTCTAGTTGTGATTTGGCTAAGAATTACATGGACAGAGTTGAAGAGAAATTTAAAAGGTCAGACAAGGCTGAAACTGGTGCATGTTTGTCAGCACTCATTAACACAAAACATGATGGTTCTGGAAGCATTCGTGAGCATTTGTTAAAATTGGTCAACATTGCAAACAAGTTAAATGCAATGGATATTGAAATAACAGATCAATTTCTTGTGCACATGGCACTGTACTCTTTGTCCAATGATTATGAGCAACTGAAAGTGAGTTATAACACACAGAAGGAGATTTGGAGTATTAATGAGTTAATTGCTATTTGCTGTCAAGAAGAGGAAAGACTGAAGAAGATGAGGGCTAAGACTAGTGACTTTGCCAACCCAGTAAGTGCTGGAAAAGGCAAGGGAAGATTACTACAGTTCACATAA
- the LOC103402076 gene encoding COP9 signalosome complex subunit 6a-like yields MAESSSSGLTFKLHPLVIVNISDHYSRVKSQIHPPVTNTATPSAPNNGANGAVEAASSSSFSDSSSASWWYSTGTDAQESDMNIHKALMDINESPVYVLLSPLINAAQKEFGGGGEEIFPRQSPG; encoded by the exons ATGGCGGAATCATCCAGCAGCGGGCTGACGTTCAAGCTCCACCCACTGGTAATCGTCAACATCTCCGACCACTACTCTAGGGTTAAGTCCCAGATACACCCGCCCGTCACCAACACTGCGACACCATCAGCGCCCAACAACGGCGCCAATGGAGCAGTAGAAGCagcctcctcttcttccttctccgaCTCCTCCTCCGCCTCGT GGTGGTACTCTACTGGAACAGATGCTCAGGAATCTGACATGAACATCCACAAAGCTCTGATGGATATCAATGAAAGCCCTGTTTATGTTCTTCTCAGCCCCTTAATCAATGCTGCCCAAAAAGAATTTGGAGGTGGCGGTGAAGAAATTTTCCCGAGACAATCTCCAGGGTAA